Genomic window (Nitrospinaceae bacterium):
GGGCGCTTTCGGCGATGGAGATTTTTGAGGTCGAATATTGGGCGCTAGAGCGCTCTAAGCTGGCCCCGGTGTCTAAGATGTTCGCGGGCGAGGTGGCACTTGTAACGGGAGCGGCCTCTGGTATCGGGAAGGCGTGTGTGGAGTCGCTCATGGCTCGCGGAGCTGCCGTCGTTGGCCTTGATCTAAGCCCGGAGATCGAGTCAATTTTCGAGACGCCTGAATATCTTGGGCTTGTATGTGATGTGACGAGTGATGAGGCAATTTCCGAGGCGTTGGAACAGGCCGTAAGCCGTTTCGGGGGAATCGACATGGTGGTCTTGAATGCCGGGATTTTTCCGGCCAGTCGCGAAATTTCCGAAATATCGTCCGAGGAGTGGCGACGGGTGATGAGTGTCAATACGGATTCAAATTTGGCGCTAATGCGCGAGTGTTATCCATTGCTCAAGCTCTCACCCTGCGGCGGTCGCGTAGTTGCAATCGGCTCAAAGAACGTTCCTGCACCCGGGAGCGGTGCGGCAGCCTACTCTGCATCCAAGGCAGCGCTGGTTCAATTGATGCGAGTAGCGGCCCTGGAATGGGGCGGGGAGGGTATTCGGATCAATATGCTTCATCCCAATGCGGTGTTCGACACGGGTGTCTGGACGGATGAGGTTCTCGCCTCTAGAGCCCAAAGCTATGGGTTGAGTGTGGAAGAATATAAAAAGCGTAATGTGCTGAACACAGAGGTGACTAGCTGCGATGTGGCTGAACTGGCTGCCGAGATGTGCGGCCCGCTTTTCGCTAAAACCACAGCGGCCCAAGTTCCCATTGACGGTGGAAATGACCGCGTTATTTAATTTTCAATTCCGATAATTTCTCACCTAAGAGCCAGATAGCTCGCTTTTAAGGGTCTCGTATAGCTCAAAAGCTTTTTCCGGAGACTCGCCTTCGTGGACGACAGTACGCACGGCCTGAATCATTGCCACTGGCGAGTCGGACTGGAAAATGTTTCTCCCCATATCAACGCCGGACGCGCCTTGGTTCACAGCACGATATGCCATGGTCAGGGCGTCGAGTTCGGGAAGTTTTTTGCCTCCGGCGATAACGATTGGCACGGGGCATCCGGCGGCGATTTTCTCAAAGCCTGGTTCGACATAGTACGTCTTGACGTAATGCGCCCCAATTTCTGCTGCGATTCGCGTTGCCAGTCCAAAATAGCGGGCATCGCGCTGCATGTCTTTGCCGACCCCGGTCACCGCCAGGGTGGGGATGCCGTAGCGCGTTCCTGTGTCGATTAGCTTAACAACGTTGGCAATAGATTTGTGCTCAAATTCGGCGCCAATGTAGATTTGCGCCGCCATGGCGGAGGCGTTGAGCCGTATCGCGTCCTCTATGTTGACGCCGACAAGCTCGTTCGAGAGTTCCGTGTGAATGCTTTGACCAGCGCTGCAGCGCAAAACGATGGGTTTGGTTGATTCCGAAGGAACGCAACTACGTAGCGCCCCGCGGGTGCACATCAAGACATCGGCATGCGGAATAAGCGGATTGATGTTGAGGTCGATGCGCTCTATGCCTGTGGTGGGCCCTTGGAAGTAGCCATGATCGAAGGCCAGCATGACGGTGCGACCGGTTCTGGGGTTGAAGATTTGCGAAAGGCGATTTTGCATGCCCCAATCGAGGGCACCTGAGCCCTTTAGAAAAAAGGCGCGGTTGCTCTGGGGTATCCCGATTCCAAAATCTTTCCCGTCTTTTATGTCGTCTAGATCCGCCATATGCCGCCTCCGCTAGTAATTCCTGAATTTGGCACCGTATTGATTCTGTCAGGTCGCCATATTCGAAAAAAATTATTTTGATAGCAATCCATTAACTATAGCTAAAAAACGATTATACAGAAAAAAAGAATCAAAGGTGGAATGCCGAAGGGGAACTGCTTGGGGTGGAGTGGATTCGATTGTGCAGATCGCTTCCCGGTAGGGCGTTATTTTTGCCAGTTTTGTGCTTTTTGAAGCATTGCTTGCGCTTCCTTGAAGCCGGGTTCAATGGTAAGCGCTTTTTTCAGGAGAGGAATCACTTTGTCCCACTGTTTTTGGAGGACATAGATTAGCGACTTGTTGTAATAATTTATGGCGATTTGAGGGTAATACATGATTGCTTTGTCAAAGGCGCGGGTTGCGACATTGAAGTTTTGGTTCCTGAGTGCCAAGGTGCCGAATCGTGTGAAGATTTCCCGGTCATCCTGCATCACTTTGGCATTGATGGCTCGCTCGTATATTTCATCGGCCTTTTCGGTTTTGCCCATCATTTGTAGTGCTTGCCCCAGGCCTACAAGAGCGGGAATACTTTCTTCGTTGAGAGCCAAGGCAGCCTCAAATTCAACGACGGCGCCATCGTGCCATTTCTGTTTGATGTATTCTAATCCCCTCTCAATGAATGTTTCCTCGCGAAGATCGAAACGTTTTCGTGCGCTGGGATCAATTTTCTCCGCCTGGACAATGACGCGATTGGCGTATGAGGGGTTGCCCTTAGACAGATAAACCTCGGCAAGGCCGCAAAATAACTCCATCAGGCCATTCCTGAACGCCTCCTCGGCGGCATCATAGTCGCCCTGGAGGCGGATGTTTCTGGCGAAATCGGCCGCCATCACCATCGGTTTCATCGCCTCATTGGCTCTCTCTCGTTCGTCGTCGAACGAGACAACATACTTGTGTAGCGTCAGCTCAAAAACTTTTCTGAAGTGAACCTCTTCCACTGGTTTTTGAAGGAAGGCATTTGCCCCGAGGGAGGTGGCTTTATCTAACAGGGTTTTTTCCACACCCTCCCATAGGTAGACAACGGGAGTGTCGATGTTTTCGCTGGCCTCTCGTAAAGATTCAAGAACGCTTGTTCCATTTACGTTAGAAAGCGTCTGGCCGATAAAAATTAGGTCGAATTTCTTTTCTTTCGCGTAACTTATAGCTCTGTAGCCGTCGCCTGTGTAAGTAACGTTGCTAAGCTGAAAATCAGCGAATAGTCCTTTTAGTCTAGGTATATGGAGGGGGGATTTTTCCGCCATTAACACGGAGATTGAAGAGTTCACTTTTTGGTAGGATTGCTCGCTGGAATTTTTTGGCGGAGCCTTCTTTTTTTCTGTAGCTTTGGTTTTTTTCGTCTTGGAGGTCGTGAATGGAGTTTTCTCTTTCGCCTTTGAAGTAGCGAGAGTATCTTGCATGGGCGGCACGGCAGATTTGTTGTCTGGCGTTTTGGATGTCGGGCTTGCGGCGGGACTCAAAGAAAAACTCCTTTCGGTTCCATTCTTTGAGATTCAGGTGTTGTCATGATGAAGTATCATTACCTGAATTTTAGCGTCTCTGGGGGGAGACAATGTTGGCCACACCCTCCGAATATATGAAATAATTATGTTGATTGAAAGTGGTTTTTGAAAATAATGTGGGGTAAATCATATATAAGTGACATTCCTGATTTTTGATAATGGAAAAGATGCAAGGTGGTTTCGTTTTTTATTGGAAATGTTTAATAATATTCATTTGCCGGATCTTTTTATGTTTTGAATGTGATTTTTTTTATTACTAATAATTTCGTAAAAAATGAGCTTCGGTGGGGAGGAAGCTTTTGGGGAAAAAATGATTGAGGAAACTGTTGAAATTGATACTGATGATGGATTGATGACTGTCCACGGGTTTTGTCCCGACGAGTTGAGAGAGTACCCGGCTGTTATTCTCTATATGGATGCCTCGGGCATCCGCGAGGAACTGAAAAATATGTCCCGGCAAATTACCTCTCAGGGGTATTTTTGTCTGCTTCCCGATCTATATCATCGGCTCGGCACCATTCGATTCGATCCTGAGAGGCGAGATGGGAATCGAGACGATGCGATGAAAGATGTAGTAACTGCCTGTCGTCTGAGCTTGAACAACGCAGGCGTAATGAGAGATACGAAGGGGATGCTAGCATATCTCGACGGACACGAGAGAGTAAGAAAAGGCGCGAAAGGTTGTATAGGTTACTGCATGAGCGGTCAGAATGTCGTTTCGGCGATAGGAACTTTTCCGGAGCATTTTCAGGCAGGGGCCGCCTTATACGGGGTCGGGGTCGTGACTGAGAAGGAGGATTCTCCTCATTTGTTGGCTGGGCGAATGAAGGGAGAACTTTATTTCGGATTTGCCGAGGTGGATGATCTGGTGCCGGACAATGTGATCCCCGATCTTGAAGCAACATTGAAGAATAATGGAATTGCATATGAGTGCAAGGTATTTCCGGGGACCCGGCATGGTTTTTGTTTCGAGGAGCGCGCAGTATATAATCGTGATGCAGCCACAGAAGTATGGGAAAAGGCATTCGCTTTATTTAAACGCCGCCTTGGATAAAAAACATCTTCCTCGCAAAGTGCGACTTCTTGTCTCCGGATAATTGATTTGCTTGAAATAATTCACCCGAATATTTTGGCGTTGAGCGCCGCATTTTTTGTAGCGGTGGCTCGAATGTTTTATCAGGTTGCACTTGGCAGCCTGAATCCCACCTCTGTAACTATTCTAGTTAATGTCATTTCTTTCGCGACGGCATCATCCTTGTATTTGTATGATGGGGGTGTGGAGAAATGGCCATATCAAGGCTTGCTTTGGTTCGTGGGAGTGGGTCTCACTGGTTCTCTTTTCGGGCGTTATATGAGTTTTGTCTCACAACGCCTTGTGGGTGTTGCCAGGACATCTATTGTGATGCAGTCGATGCTTGTCTGGTCCACAGCTTTGGCCGTTCTCTTTTTGGGGGAACACGTAAGTCTCGGTATTTTGACTGGCTCTATATTGATTATGTTCGGTGGAGTCTTTTTGGTGAATGAAAAGGGTGAGGTTAGCAAGGAAATTCCTCTGCACTATTACTTAGCCCCATTGTTGACTGCGTTGAGTTTCGCGATGACATTTCTCCTTCGTCGCTACGGTCTGGCATGGATTCCTTCTTCCCCGCTCGGAATGAGTGTGAGCAACATGACGGCTTTGATTGTTTTGGGGCTTGCCTTACCGTTTGCCGGTGCCCCAAAAAAAGAGAAAGACAATCAGAATGTTGCTGGAAAAAAAGGCGGTAATGGTTTGTTTTTCGCTGTTCTTGGAGGGGTTTTTAATGCGTTGGCCGCGATGTTGTTCTGGACGGCAGTTCAGATGGGCGATCTTGTAGAAGTTGTGCCAATTAATAGATTGTCCGTCATGTTCGTGATTCTGTTCTCGTGGATATTTTTTAGGCGCCAGGAGCTTATCAACTGGCAGGTTGTCCTTGGTGGTGTGCTTTCCGTTGTAGGGGCTTTTATTCTTTTTGTCTGAACGAGTCTTTGTAGAGAAAGCTGAAAAGGATGACAGATTTAATGTTTTAGCGGAGAAGTTTCTCCGAGCCGCCGTTTAACTGCATTTATGACCGATAGGTTGCTTGTCATAATTGGAATTTCAGGAAATTCACTGCGAAGCTCGGGTAATGCGCTGACGGCGGGAAGGTTGGTGCATGATAGGAAGAGGCAGTCAGCGTTCTTGATTGTTTCTCTGCCCACATTTGCCCTTACGAATTCCGTGATTTTTACCGCTCCCTGGCGACCGATTTCTAGATTGTCCGTAATCCCCATGCCGTGGATGGAAAGAACATCGAAGCCGTCTTCTATTAAGCTCTGGCCGACCGCATCAGTCAGATTTTGAACATAGGGTGTCATCACAATTAATTTTTTTGCGTTGAGAAGTGCGAATTCCTCCGAGAGAGCCGAAAGGATTGAAATAGCTTCAGAACTCGTTTCTCGCTCAATTTGGCGCATGATTTTTCTGTCGTGATTTTGTCCAAAAAGTGCGCCGCCCGACGTACATCCAAATACCGTTATGTCGGGCTTTACCGTATTCAGATCCATGTTGGCGAGGTGAAGCCATTTTTCAATCATTTCAACTTCGGCTTCTTTAGTTGTCTCCGGTAGGTGCATTCTGGCGGTGGCAATTTCAAACGATTCTGAAAGTTCTCGATGAAAATCCATTTCCATTGTCATGTTGGACGAAGGGACTAGAAGGCCGACGCGGAGGTTTTCTTGTTGTTTGCTCATTTTATGGCCTCGAATTTGGTGAAGGTTTTTTAGGGAACTTGGAGTGCCATAAAGATTTTGCCTTGAGATCGCTGTTTGTCAATTTGACCAGGAAGGCGTTTGGCTAGCGTTTTCCGAATTTTTTTCTCAATTCGGCTTTTTTGGCTGAAGACATTCCCCTAAACAAGGAGGATTTCTTGAGTTTTGCCTTCTGGGAGCGGGATAGTTTTTTTAGTCCTTTAACCGACCCTCCCTTAAGGATCCCGGAGGCCCTTACTTTTTCGAGGTCATCTTTATTCAGCCCGAGTTCTTGCGCCTGGTTCTGAATAAACATGAATGTAAGGTTCTCGATGATTTTGCCGGGGCCGCCAGAGATGAAAAAAGAGGCAACAAAAGCAATGGCGATTGTGACAGCGCTAATGGCACCAAGTTGTTTGGCGGTGCGCCAATTCCCGGATTCCATATCGAATGATGTTTTTCGATGTCTTCTGTCGTGCTTTTGGGGGGGCTTGTAGGGTGTTTTAGATTTAGAATCTATTTCCTGTATCAGATTTTCTGATGGAAGGTGCCCTATTGTTTCGTTCTTTCTCTGGCGCTTGAAGTGCTCACATTCATGGTAGTTGGCTAGGCAGACTTCTGTTTGAGTTTTCCTTAATATTTTTGCGTAGCCCAAGGTTCGCATCCTCAAGCCTTGTCTTTGCTTAGAGGTTTGTCCTTTGCAAACATTTTGAGAAGATGCATGGTTGTAGGGAACTCCCTTATCGATGGAACTTAGATAAGTGCATGACTGACCGCTCGAGAGTGAACGATTGAGCTTCCCGCCCTTGGGAGCATCACCTGGAAAGGGCTTTCCCTTGTTGGGTCCACCTATTCGGATACCTGACATTCTTGCCTGCCTCCTGGCCTGATTGTGAGCCTAGAAGAATAATTCGAACTTACTTTCAATTATAACAAACTTTAGAGCTTAAGAAGCACTGTCAAATCCTGAATGGGAATCACCGATGCTTTCATGGATTTGCGATTTCAACACCCCAACCCAGTTCTGCCTCGCACCAGGCGGCCGCTGCGAGTAGCGAAAAGTCCTCAAATTTTCTGCCAATAAATTGAATTCCAAACGGAAGGTTGTTTTCTCCCCGGCCCAAGGGGAGCGTTATTGCGGGTAGGCCCGGTTGTGTGGCGGGCTCATTGAAAAAGGCGCTGCCAGTCGATTCTTCGGCAAGTGCAGGAGGTTCTTGAAAGGATGGAAGGACCATGAAATCGAATTCGGCCAATAAATTGTCCAGATCTCGCATGAGGCGGCCTCTTTGGCGGAGTCCTCGGGCATATTCAAGCGCACTGGATTTGAGGCCGTTTTCAACGAGCGTCCTGATAACCGGGCGATATTTGTCCGCGTTCTCTGAGAACATCTTTTCATGGTAGGTCGCGCCATCAACGTTCATAATCATCCGGTGGGTGTCGTGCAGTACTTGGAAATCAACGGGATATTCGATTTCCACAATTTCGACCCCGCCAGCTCGAAGTTTTTCCACTCCTCGATCAATCCAGTCGCAAACTTCTGCTGATGCATATTTGTGAATCCCGCTCTTTGGGTAGCAGGCTTTTTGGGGTTTGCTTGTCGTATGCAAAACGATTTGAGGAGATTCGAAGCCTTGTGTCGTCTCGTCCGCGTCATCGGGGCCGGCCATGTGGGCGAGAAGCAGGGCGGCGTCCTCCACAGACCGGGTCAGAGTTCCGATATGATCGAAAGTCCAGGAAACTTCCACAACGCCGGCGCGCGAAATAAGACCGTAGCTGGGCTTGAAGCCGATAACGCCACAATAAGCAGATGGACGAAGAACCGAGCCTCCCGTCTGGGAGCCCAAGGCTGCGGGTACCATGCCGGTAGCCACCGCCGCCGCCGAGCCGCTGCTGGAGCCCCCAGGGCTGTGAGCGAGATTCCAGGGGTTGCGGGTTTCCGAAGGGTCTCCGGTGGCAAATTGGGTGGTGACGGTTTTGCCCATAATCACCGCGCCCGCCTCTCTAAGCCTTGCGACGCAATGAGCATCTTCGTTAGGTATCACTCCTTTAAGGATGGGGGAGTTGGCTTCGCAGGGAAGACCCTTGACGTTGATAATGTCCTTCACGCCGATTTGCGCGCCCGTGAGAGGCCCCGGTTCCGAATGGCTGGCATCGAGCTGTTTTGCCGAATCGAGAGCGCCTTGTTTGTCGAGCGCCGTCCATGCATGAATTCTTTCCTCGCATACATCAATCCGAGTGAGCAGCGCTTCGGTCCACTCTGTCGTAGTTAACAACCCCTGGGAAATTTTTTTAATGCCTTCGCTGAGCGTTAGCTCCCAGAGGTTGGACATGACAATAAAACCCTTTTTATGTTTGAGATGATATAGAGAGTACACAATACATTAAAAGCTAGCGCTGCGATAGAATATTGGAAATCATTTTTTGAATTATTTGAGAGGAGATTATTATGATAGTTGGAAGCGGAGGCGCCATAAGCCAGACTATTGTAGCGCGTTTCGTGGTGGGCGAGGATTTGCTTGAAAGTATGACGCAGGTGTGCAAGGACGAGGGCATTCGAAATGGCATCATTCTCACTGGGTTTGGGAGCGTTTCAAGGGCGGTGGCCTCGGGAGCGGACACCGACAAATTTCCGCCGAAAAAGTTTTATTCAATTGATCGATCAGAGGGCATCGAAATTCTGGCGATAAGCGGAGTTGTCGCAGATTTCCATGTTCATGCCCACGTGTCCTACTGCACGAAAACGGATTCTTTCGGTGGTCACCTTGAGGCTGGGAACACCATTTTCAGCCTGGCCGAAGTCGCGATTGCCGAAGTGGAGGGATTCAATCTCAAACGTTTGCGAGATGATGTGACCGGCCAGCGTCTTCTGCAGGTAGTGGACACCTACGAGGGCCTGCCCGACGAGGGGGAGGGTGGTAGCCTCCACGATGTATCAAGTCATATCAGTTAGGAGATTTTGGGTCGGAAAATAAACGACAACACGTAAGGCAAAAGAAAATAAATACATACGGGTGGATGCGGTTTGTGTTGTCTGGATAATGAAAATAATTACATGTATTGTTTTTTGAAATCTAACACAATAATTACATGGAGTTTACCATCCGATAACTAGTTCCTTCAGTGTTTTATCTATATTTTATCCATCGAAAGTAACCAGCTGATGGATAAGACATGCTAATTAAAAACGCGAAGAATAACGAAGACTTCCAAATCCACTTTTTGCTCACTCGAAAAGTGTGGAATGTGCTTCCGAGTGCCGGTCGCCTGCCTAAGATTTCCTTGAACTATCCCGCTTCACCCACCCTCCTTTAGATCCCATATCTGCAGATGACGACCGGCAGCGGAGCACGTCTTCTTGGCGTGCTCCTTTTTATTAAGTTTCTCTATGTTTACCCCACCGTAAGATGAGCTCATCTCCCTGTATTTTGTGAATTCCCGATTCGCGCTATCATTGAAATATATTCATATGTTTAGCAGGGAGTTTTCTGGCTGTACTGGCAGGAGATGTCGCAAATGAAAATTTCTTGGAACCCGGCCCTTTGGGTGGGGCTTGTCCCTAACGGGTTTGGTAAGGTAAAGCCGAATCATTACCGCGACATGCTTAAAGTCGTTTGGCAAAATCGTGACGAATTGCCCTTTGCCTGGAGAATTTTAAGGGATGGGGTATGTGACGGCTGCGCCTTAGGGACGACGGGGCTCCATGATTTTACGATGGACGGAATTCATCTGTGCATGTCTCGCCTAAACCTGCTCCGCCTGAATACGATGCGTGGGATGGATGTCAGTGTCCTCGAAGACATTGAAGGTTTAAAGAAAATGACCGGCGCCGAGCTCAGGGAGCTGGGTAGGTTGCCTTTTCCGATGATTAGAAGGCGCGGCGAGCCCGGCTTCAGGCGGATAGACTGGGATGAGGCATATGGTGTAAT
Coding sequences:
- a CDS encoding DNA-binding protein gives rise to the protein MIVGSGGAISQTIVARFVVGEDLLESMTQVCKDEGIRNGIILTGFGSVSRAVASGADTDKFPPKKFYSIDRSEGIEILAISGVVADFHVHAHVSYCTKTDSFGGHLEAGNTIFSLAEVAIAEVEGFNLKRLRDDVTGQRLLQVVDTYEGLPDEGEGGSLHDVSSHIS
- a CDS encoding DMT family transporter, which translates into the protein MLEIIHPNILALSAAFFVAVARMFYQVALGSLNPTSVTILVNVISFATASSLYLYDGGVEKWPYQGLLWFVGVGLTGSLFGRYMSFVSQRLVGVARTSIVMQSMLVWSTALAVLFLGEHVSLGILTGSILIMFGGVFLVNEKGEVSKEIPLHYYLAPLLTALSFAMTFLLRRYGLAWIPSSPLGMSVSNMTALIVLGLALPFAGAPKKEKDNQNVAGKKGGNGLFFAVLGGVFNALAAMLFWTAVQMGDLVEVVPINRLSVMFVILFSWIFFRRQELINWQVVLGGVLSVVGAFILFV
- the lsrF gene encoding 3-hydroxy-5-phosphonooxypentane-2,4-dione thiolase, with the translated sequence MADLDDIKDGKDFGIGIPQSNRAFFLKGSGALDWGMQNRLSQIFNPRTGRTVMLAFDHGYFQGPTTGIERIDLNINPLIPHADVLMCTRGALRSCVPSESTKPIVLRCSAGQSIHTELSNELVGVNIEDAIRLNASAMAAQIYIGAEFEHKSIANVVKLIDTGTRYGIPTLAVTGVGKDMQRDARYFGLATRIAAEIGAHYVKTYYVEPGFEKIAAGCPVPIVIAGGKKLPELDALTMAYRAVNQGASGVDMGRNIFQSDSPVAMIQAVRTVVHEGESPEKAFELYETLKSELSGS
- a CDS encoding amidase yields the protein MSNLWELTLSEGIKKISQGLLTTTEWTEALLTRIDVCEERIHAWTALDKQGALDSAKQLDASHSEPGPLTGAQIGVKDIINVKGLPCEANSPILKGVIPNEDAHCVARLREAGAVIMGKTVTTQFATGDPSETRNPWNLAHSPGGSSSGSAAAVATGMVPAALGSQTGGSVLRPSAYCGVIGFKPSYGLISRAGVVEVSWTFDHIGTLTRSVEDAALLLAHMAGPDDADETTQGFESPQIVLHTTSKPQKACYPKSGIHKYASAEVCDWIDRGVEKLRAGGVEIVEIEYPVDFQVLHDTHRMIMNVDGATYHEKMFSENADKYRPVIRTLVENGLKSSALEYARGLRQRGRLMRDLDNLLAEFDFMVLPSFQEPPALAEESTGSAFFNEPATQPGLPAITLPLGRGENNLPFGIQFIGRKFEDFSLLAAAAWCEAELGWGVEIANP
- a CDS encoding dienelactone hydrolase family protein, yielding MIEETVEIDTDDGLMTVHGFCPDELREYPAVILYMDASGIREELKNMSRQITSQGYFCLLPDLYHRLGTIRFDPERRDGNRDDAMKDVVTACRLSLNNAGVMRDTKGMLAYLDGHERVRKGAKGCIGYCMSGQNVVSAIGTFPEHFQAGAALYGVGVVTEKEDSPHLLAGRMKGELYFGFAEVDDLVPDNVIPDLEATLKNNGIAYECKVFPGTRHGFCFEERAVYNRDAATEVWEKAFALFKRRLG
- a CDS encoding response regulator → MSPAASPTSKTPDNKSAVPPMQDTLATSKAKEKTPFTTSKTKKTKATEKKKAPPKNSSEQSYQKVNSSISVLMAEKSPLHIPRLKGLFADFQLSNVTYTGDGYRAISYAKEKKFDLIFIGQTLSNVNGTSVLESLREASENIDTPVVYLWEGVEKTLLDKATSLGANAFLQKPVEEVHFRKVFELTLHKYVVSFDDERERANEAMKPMVMAADFARNIRLQGDYDAAEEAFRNGLMELFCGLAEVYLSKGNPSYANRVIVQAEKIDPSARKRFDLREETFIERGLEYIKQKWHDGAVVEFEAALALNEESIPALVGLGQALQMMGKTEKADEIYERAINAKVMQDDREIFTRFGTLALRNQNFNVATRAFDKAIMYYPQIAINYYNKSLIYVLQKQWDKVIPLLKKALTIEPGFKEAQAMLQKAQNWQK
- a CDS encoding SDR family oxidoreductase, which produces ALSAMEIFEVEYWALERSKLAPVSKMFAGEVALVTGAASGIGKACVESLMARGAAVVGLDLSPEIESIFETPEYLGLVCDVTSDEAISEALEQAVSRFGGIDMVVLNAGIFPASREISEISSEEWRRVMSVNTDSNLALMRECYPLLKLSPCGGRVVAIGSKNVPAPGSGAAAYSASKAALVQLMRVAALEWGGEGIRINMLHPNAVFDTGVWTDEVLASRAQSYGLSVEEYKKRNVLNTEVTSCDVAELAAEMCGPLFAKTTAAQVPIDGGNDRVI